aaaaaaaaaaacgtcctGTCTCCGGAATTTGAAGTTTGCTTTAGCAACCATCTATGCACAAACTGTTGTTGGATGCCATCAGCCCATAAACCAGTCTGTGTAGCATCGCCACAAACACAGCCACCCTTATTAAACCATCACTGTTTATTTGAAAGGTTAACAGAAGTGTCATCTTTAAAGTACTTTGGAGAATCAGCTGGCCTTCTTTTCAACACACATCACCACTTTGGCATGCAGATTGCTTAGCAGAGGTCCGTGTTAATGGATAATTTAACTGATGAGCAATCTAAGGTTgtattattttttcacatttcatgttGCCTTGATTCTGATTTGATTATAGCTCCAAAATGATTTACGGCAATTTTTTGACaccttcatttttcatttcaactttTGCACCCAGCACACACTCAATTTTTGTTTATGGTGCCATCTGTCACCATCCATCTCTACTGCATAATGCATTTAACATTCTGCATGCTGTTGCAGAATGTTTTCTCCTGGCCTCAGTTCAAGAAgcgaaagaggaagaaaatgtcTAGGTGAGTAGTGTCCTCTGCGGTGGAGACAGCTGATAAATAAGTTCAACAAAGCTATTGCTCTAAAAGGTCTGTGTTTGCTGCATCCACACTTAAAATCAAATTAAgtgctttgttttttctgttgctctGCGAGAACTGTTACCAACACAATGGAATGCAAATTGGACTACATTTAAATAGAGGGATTTCACACCTTCAGTCTTATCACGGAACGGGGCAAAGCTGGGAGGAGATGGACACTCGAGGCTCAGCAAATTGACTTTAGCCTGTAGTGTGTAATTAGGTTGGATAAAAGGGCACTTCCCCAGCGTTTGCATGTCCAGCAAGCACAAACAGAGCTGTATTAGATCACCAATCCCTATCTGATAAGATAATGTCCACAAGAGCTCCTCGAGACAACTGTTGTTTTGTCAGATATGACTTGGCTCGGCACTTCAGAACTTAAGTTTCAACTTTGATCAAAGCAACTTGATCTTCTACATTCTCTTGCAGGGAGAGTTAATTAAATATTAGTGAAAATACTGTTTCCTCATTTTATTTGGGGGGCTTCTTTCAGTATCCTCTGGGACTCAGTGTGTCCCCTGCAACACATTCTGGGAACCACTGGAATGAAAGCAAGTCCTAgacccagtttgtgcctctcatgtattatcaTAACATTTAAGTTACAGAGCTAAGCATCGGATTCTCTAAAATAAAGGCATGCAATCTTTAAAAAACTCAGAAGGTAGTTTAACAAAACTTACTGCAGTTCTggaggtatttccagaatcctcaaaggCTCTTCaaaccatctggatgaaaaaacatttgtcttGCCAGTTAAAAAAGATTTTCCCAAGTTTCCCCTCTTGGAAATGACATATTTCCCTGCTCAATTTGTACAATGTGAACCGCTCTTTTAAAAGATTACTGTCATTTCTATTTGTCTATATTgatgttattttacattttgttctaTTTTCAAACAGAAATTATGCCCAAAAAGAGCAAGGCGATGTATTATTTCCAGCTATACAATCGCAACTTGAGAGAGggtttaaaaatcttttttatggTGCAGAAGATTTGCAAAAACGTTGTctcatccagatggttagaaaagtctttgaggattctggaaatagCTTCAGAACAGCAGTAAGTTGTTAAACAatcttctgggtttttcaaacaCTGCCGGgtatttattttcagtgaaatggATGCTTCGCTCTGTGACTCGAATAGTAacacatgagaggcacaaactggggctatcCGTCTTATACATTCTTTTGTCGAGATATTTCTAgttaatttaatgttaattaagGATTTCCTCACTTTACTGAGTGGGGGGGGCTTCCTTAATCATCCACACATCATCCACAGGGACTCATGTGTTTCCCTGCACCACACTTTGGGTACTGGAATGAAAGCAAGTCCAAGAAGAGCTCCATAATACAATTTTATTCCGCACAATTTGCATAAGAAGTCATGTATTAACCACAATCCCAAGGTTATAGTATATGCGTGCCTcaatttgcctttttttattattattcggTATTTTGTTTGGACAAAGGAAGTGCAAGCAGGGGAGTAAAATGAGGGGCAGGGAGGCTCCTGGAGAGTTTTTACATTCTGGGTAATTAAGCTTTTTGACTGACAGCGGAGTGCCAAAAGGCGCAGACTCACTCCGATTGGCCGGAGCGCACTTTACAACCTCCTCTTGTTTCCGAGCTCCGCACAGCCAGAGCGCTTTACCTCCCCGAACTCTAGCAGGAGCCAGACGCACCAGAGGAGCGCGACGGATCTGCAGCCAGAGGAGACTGCTCCTGGACTTTACTCAAGCCAGAAACTCAACACGTTTTACGCACGTCGATCATCAGAgctttatttctatatttgtttCTTGTTATTACTCTTTTACTAATTTTATTgttgcaaaaagaaaacatgaggtCTGCTTCTGAATCGTTCTGGGGGTCGATCCGGCTGGCTGTGACAGTGGCGCTCATGTCAGCGTGCAGAGCTACAGAATACGAGTACCTCAGCTGGAGGCCGGACACATACAGCGGCGGCCCCAACTACGGCAAGCCTCCCCAGTGCGTGGACATCCCGGAAGACCTGCGGCTCTGTCACAGCGTGGGCTACAGCCAGATGTTGCTGCCCAACCTGCTGGAACACGAGACCATAGCCGAGGTGAAGCAGCAGGCCAGCAGCTGGGTGCCCCTGGTGCACAAGAACTGCCACCCGGGCACGCAGGTCTTCCTCTGCTCGCTCTTTGCGCCCGTGTGCCTGGATCAGCGCATCTACCCGTGCCGCTGGCTGTGCGAGGCCGTGCGGGACGGCTGCTACCCCATCATGGAGGCGTTCGGCTTCCCCTGGCCGGAGATGCTCACCTGTGACAAGTTTCCCCAAGACGATGTGTGCATTGCCATGACGCCGCCCAATGCGACCGAGGCCACCAATCCGACAGGTAATTCACACTTGACGGGTGTGTTTCACTGATGGGTTCCTAAATTTAGAagtgtttattgttacttttTTGAAACTATCAAGAGAAGTCAACTCAGTCTGCATGCTATTTTACAGCAACGTATCATTTAAATGTAGTTGCGCAGTaaaagcagtgttttggtgtccactgagcagctccacaggGAAATGATCTGTGCGTTTAATGCCTGACTCAAGAGTATATTGATGGTGGCCAAGTTGATGAGGGGAGAGATCCTTTCTGGTCAGAAAGTGGTGGTAGCCTAACTAATGCAGgcaatatattattttattttcaacaatgattaatcttttggtttataaaatgccagaaaatagtgagaaataaCCACCAAAGCAGCCAAAGGCCAAAGCAGTagaattttagaaatactgaggtcatgagccCAAGGCCCCTCTGAAACATCCCCCCTCCGCAGAACATTTTGACCAGACAATgggatttgttttcagttataTATTTAGTAAATTGTACTTCCATCGAGGTCTAAAGGTGGCTTCAAAGTGGCCTAAAAGTAGTCAGATTTGAATATATATCaagtctaaaaatactgtatactattGAATAACCACCATGTGTAACTTTCATTTTGGaacatacccccccccccaaaaaaaaaccctacatttccagaaaaatacagaggacatgagTCAGTGTCCCCCTTTTGATgtcttgaaattgcttgttttgtctgactaacgGACAAAACATTGAAGctgcaaatatttggcattttttgcttgataaatgaatcaaaatctgtttttaaaatgaaatggttagcaatttattttctgtcagtcggCTACAATGCAGCCATTTGGGATTTCTTAATAAAACCAAGCATTAACTACCTAACTCAGAGCAACTACCtgactgagaaaacaaacagccaccACTTTTGCCACTGTGTAGAAGTCGACACCCGTGTAGTTAAATGGGCTTGAGAATGTTGTTTCAGGGGTGAAGGTGTGTTTGCAGATGCAAATcccaacacaaacaaaccaaatacaACCTTTTGGGCGGAATCAGCCGTGAAACCCTGGATTTGATCCCTTTTTAACAATGTCAACCCACCTCCTCCTCGCATGCTCCTTAAAGAAAGTCTTATGtggttacattttctttttagtcTATAATCTGCTGTATAAACTCTTCTGGCTTCGATGTGAACGTGAAGTTGCTCATTGTTGACTTGGagtaatgttgtaatattgaaaAAGCTTTAACAGAtggtattcatttatttcaaggtGTTTGTTGAACTGGAGGACAATGCTGGGAGGAAGTCCAGCACTGAAAAGTGAATACCTGCATCTATTAATTCCCATTTTCTACCGTGCCGTCACTGACAAATGCATTAAATCGGACAAAAGATGGAAAAACGAAGACATAATTTGAAAAACACACTGTCCAAATAACGCATATTAAAATCCAGTCTGGAAGTGAGCGGGGCCAGCCGTTTCTAAACAAAGCTCCCAAGGACATggcaacccccaccccccctcccTGCTCCCAGTTATCATCTATCACTAATGGCTCATTGGCTGCAGATTCCCCAAACCTGttgggactgtgtgtgtgtgtgtgtgtgtgtgttggtatgaAGCAGAGTCAGACACCTCATGCAGCATCAGTGAAGGGGGGATGTAGTAACATAGTCCAGAATAAAGTTCTTCCAGCACTAACCTGATGGGCCAAGCTGACAAATACCAGAGAAACCctgaaaaatgcacaaaagcaaCAAGTCTCGGAAGAGGTTTGGTTTGAAGCTTCGGTTCAGTGTCCCTGCTGGTCGCCTAGGTGAGGTGTATGCCAGGGAAGGGAAAGTACAACCACCTCATTTACTTTAACCATCAAATCGAGGGGAATTtccatcatcacatcatcaacTTACTTATATTTCAATCTTAAGCTGTAAATGCACCACTTGAAGACATTTTTGCTGAACGTGTTGGCTATAAATGGAGGGACTGTGGATCTTCCAGCAATTACACAGTGCTCACTGTATCTGTAGAGTGAACAtgtcccgtgtgtgtgtgtgtgtgtgtgtgtgtgtgtgtgtagaaggaGTGTGTGTTACTGACTGACATGGTGGTATGAACGGAGGCCCGTTTTTCTGAAAAAGACACCCTTTCAGGGCTAGGGGGACCACACAGAGCTCCACGCTCTCCAGACGTCACCTGTTGTCATTTGTTGTCAGCGCTGCTGATGGTGGTTTAGTCGGCGTTCTCCCGCAGGACACAAAGTCAGGCCTGTTAGAGCCGAGCACGGCGTGCCACGGAATATCGTTTTTTGATATCAATACTCTACGGGAAAGTGGTAATATCTGATCTTGAGGTtgaaaaaggcaaacaaaagcAGCCTAATCTTCTCAGCCGCTCTCCTTAATGATTGTTAATAGAGGTCAGCTAACAGGACTTACCACGCCACTGCTGAACACAGGCTGGTGATAATTGATTTAAAGGAGAACCAGGCTCAAATAGGCAAAGGGACCCTGTGACTCTGTAAATAGTGTCTGTTTTCACAAGCTCTTTACACCTGGGTGTTACTTTCACAAGCTTTCGTTAAACACATGTAATGGACAACTGGCAACGGAGAGaaaactttttgttttcccttttcttaCCCCTGTGCTCAATCGATCCACAGCCACGCTGTGACATTGAAATGCAGTCGGTTTGAATTAAATGCTGCAGGACGCTGCGATCGCATTGCAGGTCCAAGTTTGTTTGGAAAGTAAACTCAGCTGTTTGGCATGAAGCGATCATTTGTGGTATtagaaaaaattgaaaaatcGTGTTGGTAAAATATTCGCAGATATGCCTCTAGACTGAATTACTTTTtggcaaaaacacattttggctCTTTGTCTTCAGTCGGGTTTTTGTCTTCGAGTTGGctattacctttttttttttttgaatgtcAGAGCATTTCTTTGAGCTTGGATTGAATATCATTACCATTTATTCCTTCCACATATCtaataatttgtttttgcatttaagGATGTATATATCACTGTTGAGAATTATGGAAAGATcctttttgaaaaatgtctaaGTGTagcagagagtgaggaagacTGTTTACTGCAGCTCTTAGTTACAGCTGGCTATAAAAGCTGAAGACATTCCTCACTGAGGTCAGGTCATCAGAGCGTACGAAGCCTTAGAGACCAGGCGATTGACACCAGACACTAGATAGGATTACTGCATGCAGAGAGAGGTTAGGTGTGTGTAGAGATTTGCAggataaatcatttaaaattggAATTTAAGTGAATTGTTTATGAATTTAACTCttcattttaaaagagaaatgaCTTTTGTTTCCCTCTTAATTCTTTCTTAGTTCTTTTGACCACATCCCAAATGGGTAGCGATGTGAATAATTCCATAAAGCCATGTGACTGATTCATTGCTGGTATTATTGCAATATGATATTTTGCCTCTTTTCCACAGATTTCCAAACCATACCCCTTCTTTTATCCACAGGTTACTCCGACATCTGCCCTCCATgtgacaatgaaatgaaaacagacgCCATGCTGGAGCACATGTGTGCCAGCGAGTTCGGTAAGTGTCTTCTCAAAATCCACTGCGCCAACACAACATGCGAAATACTGTCCACACACCCCACTCTGATACGCCTTGACATGTATCACAGCACGCCATGAAATCAGAAGAGCAGCATGAGATTGCATCAATTGTATCTTCCATCTTCAAGCTTTAAAACTGTCCATAAATTCTTAAAGTATGTAAAGTGCACCTTGACATCTGGCCGTACTTGGCCATTTCCACCCCAGTGAACTCCATAGACTTGTTTCATGCCAGCAGCTTTCTTGGTTAAATCAATGAGCATCTCTGTTTTACGTAAAAGTTACATGTGAGGTTTTGTCTCTTGGTCAGATGGACCAGGCCTGTCTGGTTTGGCAGAGGAAGATGTTCTGTCACTAATGAATTGGGGTCATTAAAGTCTTTATGTGGCAGGTCCTCGCAGTAGTAAAGTGGGATGTTTGTTCTGCTGTCTGGGTGGACTGTTGTTGCAGAATACCTTCTGCACATGGGGGTAATCCGCATTAAATGTCTTCCTAAATGAGGTAGTTAATGAGGAaccttgtatttgtttttctttaataacacctgtttcaaatatatataaatatatatttttaaatactttagtTGTCCCTTAACCTGTGTTGGTTAATGATGCCAGTGGATGACAAACcctacatatgtatacatacatataaataatatatatttttgttcacAAAGTGTGTTTTATATCTGCACGTGTAAATAATCATCTGGAACAATGCGTAATATATTGGCCAATGTAGGCTAATAAAGACTAACCCGtagtagggctgtcactttttattagaTATTTAAATCACAGCTCAaaggtggaaaaaaataaaaaattggatcTGTAATGAtctgttcaaattcaaaattcacAATGTGTAAGCTCAACAGGCCATGTCTTGTACTCAAGGGATGGGTGTTCCTAAGAGCCGTCTGACCCACTGCATGCCCTGTTGCCCTCTCAATAGGTTGGGCTGCATTTGAATTGATTAAAACATATTGTGTGTTGTATAGTAAGTAGATGAATTCTCAGGCAGATACAGCCTTTCTTTTAACcctgtcaaatgtttttaaaacgtTTTAAGGTTGTAAACAAAACTGTATTATTTTCTTCCGCATTAGTGGCAAAAACAGTTTGCCGAGTGAAATACATGTTTGCCCCAAATTGTGAAACTATCTTGTATCTTAAAGCAGTTACATCTTTCAATTAAAGATGTATCAAATTAGAATGTGTAACAGTGGGACAGTGGGAAAgaggtcgctcgtagtgatgaacctacagacaATCATcgcctgaatctgcagctcccctcggctttacggagcagcgaatagcagacagacacagttagaaaCTAGCTGgcgaacatagtggagcatttagcggctaaagagccaaatatttccctcaggagttggtggagaccgaagacagagctaaaggagagtgaatattggactccaaatgaatgataatgttgctccataactgctggatatgtaaataagcGACTGTTTGCTTGCAAGTTCATCATaccaacttaaaaggtgatgagaTGGCAAAGTTGTGTTcacagtttgtttctgctgccctgttattgcaggtttaaaaagtCTATATTTCAACAGCTCCATTTTCAAATCAGCAACCACACAGTCACAATTTGAAGGAGTTTCATGGGCTCTAGAGTCATGTTCTTAGGTTGCCAGTGGTTATGGAATTTTTTTATAATATGGGCAAATCTAGAGAGGCATATTGCCAAAAGAGAATGTTAGGGAATTAGGGAACATTTCTGTACATGTCAGGGAATATTTGGACATTTTAGAGATGGATCACCTTTCGTGAAAATAAGACAATGCACGTTACAGCTGGTTTCACACATTCATTTCATTAGAGCGTCTTCAGTCCAGTTGGATTGGAAACAAGActgaaaacaacattaacaaaccAGGAAAAAAGGAACATCTTTAGCTGATGGGGCACTTGATTGAAATTTGGAAATTTTGCACGAGGAGCCCAGTACGAGCCTTGcactttaaaaagaaattggaagctttcagttcaatttaaaaaacaaacatcaactgATTTGCAGTTATGAGGACTTCCAGGAATAATATGTGCATGATGCACACAAGATGCAAGATGTTACGCTTTCATGTTTTATTCGCTGGCTGGACCAAAACTTGTGGCAGCTTGAATTCCAGGTGCCATGCCGAGCAAACATAGACTGGATGCACATTGGAAACAGACTTTCTTCCAGTTCTCAGAAAAAGTTTAAAGTTACATTTGTTTAacgaattgccttgttgtttaTGCTGCGGTGATGGGACTCGCCTTTTTCAGTCTGCGTCCTGGTTTGCCAAGAGGAGAGTGGCACATTATTGGCTTGTTTCATCTCGGATGAAGACAGATGTTGTTTTGCTTGCTTGTCATAAGCCCCCTAACCAGCTGACATGTGAGGGTACACAGACAGATTTAGTATCAGGCTGAGGATGAGACACTGAGCTGCTTATGTTGCAGGTTCGAACCCACAAGGGGCCAACCTCCTCTGGAATGCAACAAACGTcgctgtgagtcagtgtggCATCTGGGTTGATTACAGCGGGTAAACAACTAATGCACAGCCTGACAAGAGATAGCATCAGTGGTTATATCACCAGCTAGGCTAAAGATTTGTTTGTTACTTTTTCCAGTAGGCCGATGGAATTCAGCTTTGGTCTGAGGAAAAAACTCCAACTATAAACATATCGGACAGCAGCTGAAGCCAAACATGAGTTAATGTCTTGTCTTGGGGAAGAAGAAAATATGCAGATGGATAAAAAATCCCACGCTTTAATCATGATGTGTTTTATTCTAGCAACAAAAGATAAGACCATCATCCTGATTGCAGGCTGCTGGTTTTGACTTGACTGGAAGTACATGGACATGATAGGTAGTAGGAGTTTTAGGAGcagacaaacccacagatatgaatatatatatgatgCATTGATTTCTTACTCTTCTCAATGGAACACGGGGGATGGAAAACCACAGAGAGGCTTGAGGAATGAATCAGTGACTTGCACTGAAGTCTTTATTAATCTGTGCGGACCAATCATGTGTAAAATATCCCCACCCTGGCAATGAATTAGCATTTTTGTCCACTGAAAGCCTCACTTACTGGAAGTTTTGAAAGGTCTGTTCTCAGTTAAGGTAAAAGTTAAGTGTGaagttgttttttgtaataataGTGTTTCTATCGTTTGACGCCCTGAATAATTGCTTCCCATCAGTTGCACAAGCGCATTTGACTTTCCCATGTGGTTCGATCCTGACAAAAGCAGAGAATACCGCGACAAGACAGCTTTTGACTTAAGGTGGTTGGATGTGAAGTTCtggcagaggaggaaagaatTCTGAGTTAGATGTGTGTATTCAAGCTAATACATCAGAGTTATTATAACAAGCAACAGGTCCagcacttttttgttttagtcttagttttagtttttaggaCTGACATTCCCAGATTTCACCAAAATCCTGATGAATCTCCttctaacaaacacacacacacatgcgtacacacacacacacacacacacacacacagacacacacatcttattTGCGGCCCTCAGCTGGTAACAGATTTACAGCCCATCCCACTCAACACTGTTCCCACCGCAATTTATCTCCGTGTTTAAGTTTTTACGGTACCTCATTGTCCCAAAAAAACTCCAGCACCCTTCAATTAAAACTGTCCTCTGCCTCGGACAGCTCACTTTGTTGTCATTGCCAAATTGCTCCTTCCCTTTGCTGATGCAGCAAACAACAGGGCAGCCCTGCGCTGGAGGACTGATCAGTTCAGCTTATCGGATCAGTTGTGTTTCCATTATTGCAAATGGGGAGCAGTACACACCCTCCTGCTGGGTTTATGACACCCTGGGAGCTGGAGGTCCTGTCTGTGACTCTGAACCGGCAGAGGAAATCAGGTCAGGGGTCATGGACCAGAATAGAATAGAGGAGTCACCAAAATGACAATTTCAACACTATTATTTGGGATTATTAAAAGAACAATCAATTTACAGTCAAGTTAACGTAACATAAATACCTAAATCTAGTTTTTAGAATTTGGGAATAGCAATTCTACCGCTGAAATTCTACTGGTTGCATATGTCTACTGGTTGTGATTAGtttaatgaaaaagtaatttcccCCTCCCacccttattttttttttagaggcctgaagagatTATTCAATAATTCACTAGAAATAAGCTAAAGATTAGAGGaaactgtgacaaaataaacaccATTTTGTGGAACAGAAATATGCTTTATTTGTGGTTCCAGTTTTACAagtaaatacaag
This sequence is a window from Siniperca chuatsi isolate FFG_IHB_CAS linkage group LG5, ASM2008510v1, whole genome shotgun sequence. Protein-coding genes within it:
- the sfrp1a gene encoding secreted frizzled-related protein 1a isoform X2; amino-acid sequence: MRSASESFWGSIRLAVTVALMSACRATEYEYLSWRPDTYSGGPNYGKPPQCVDIPEDLRLCHSVGYSQMLLPNLLEHETIAEVKQQASSWVPLVHKNCHPGTQVFLCSLFAPVCLDQRIYPCRWLCEAVRDGCYPIMEAFGFPWPEMLTCDKFPQDDVCIAMTPPNATEATNPTGYSDICPPCDNEMKTDAMLEHMCASEFAFKTKIKEVRRENMDRKVILQKRKKMLKAGNLKKKDLKTLVLYLKNGADCPCQQLDNLGNQYLIMGRKVDKQYLLTGIHKWDKSSKEFKKAIKKLKTYKCPTFENVFK
- the sfrp1a gene encoding secreted frizzled-related protein 1a isoform X1, with amino-acid sequence MRSASESFWGSIRLAVTVALMSACRATEYEYLSWRPDTYSGGPNYGKPPQCVDIPEDLRLCHSVGYSQMLLPNLLEHETIAEVKQQASSWVPLVHKNCHPGTQVFLCSLFAPVCLDQRIYPCRWLCEAVRDGCYPIMEAFGFPWPEMLTCDKFPQDDVCIAMTPPNATEATNPTDFQTIPLLLSTGYSDICPPCDNEMKTDAMLEHMCASEFAFKTKIKEVRRENMDRKVILQKRKKMLKAGNLKKKDLKTLVLYLKNGADCPCQQLDNLGNQYLIMGRKVDKQYLLTGIHKWDKSSKEFKKAIKKLKTYKCPTFENVFK